From one Nitrospiria bacterium genomic stretch:
- a CDS encoding F0F1 ATP synthase subunit epsilon: MAGKIHMDIVTPERLLISDEVDEVIAPGAEGEFGVLPGHCHFLTTLRIGELRYRKGEEWKRLSVSWGYAQVEPKRVTILAEIAERAEEIDLARAEAAAKSAEQQLAAASKSEEMEAARAQLEKALLRLKVGKKQ; this comes from the coding sequence ATGGCCGGCAAAATTCATATGGATATTGTGACGCCCGAGCGCTTGCTGATCAGCGATGAGGTCGATGAAGTGATCGCGCCCGGAGCGGAGGGCGAGTTCGGCGTGCTGCCCGGCCATTGCCATTTTCTGACGACGCTCCGGATCGGCGAGCTGCGTTATCGCAAGGGCGAGGAATGGAAGCGGCTGTCCGTGAGCTGGGGCTATGCCCAGGTGGAACCCAAACGGGTCACGATCCTGGCCGAGATCGCGGAGCGGGCGGAAGAGATCGATCTGGCCCGCGCCGAAGCCGCGGCCAAGTCGGCTGAGCAACAACTTGCCGCCGCCTCGAAGAGCGAAGAGATGGAAGCCGCACGCGCACAACTTGAAAAGGCTCTTCTGCGACTCAAGGTCGGAAAGAAACAATAG
- the atpD gene encoding F0F1 ATP synthase subunit beta, protein MNKGRVVQVIGPVVDVEFPPGKLPAIYNALRVEREADEKHRLPQIRLTLETAQHLGENRVRGVAMSSTDGLVRGMDVVDTGAPISVPVGPETLGRMVNVLGEPVDHQGAVQAKKHYPIHRPAPSLVDQETRTEVFETGIKVIDLLEPYSRGGKVGLFGGAGVGKTVIIMELINNIATQHGGYSVFAGVGERTREGNDLWLEMKESGVISKTALVYGQMNEPPGARLRVGLTGLTVAEYFRDEEGQDVLLFIDNIFRFTQAGSEVSALLGRMPSAVGYQPTLATEMGALQERITSTKKGSITSVQAIYVPADDLTDPAPATAFAHLDATTVLSRQLAELGIYPAVDPLDSTSRILDPKIVGEEHYAVARQVQATLQRYKELQDIIAILGMDELSDDDKLTVARARKIQRFLSQPFHVAEAFTGAKGKYVKLKDTVKSFKEIVEGKYDDLPEQAFYMVGPIEEVVEKAKKLTGKA, encoded by the coding sequence GTGAATAAAGGCAGAGTGGTTCAGGTGATCGGTCCGGTGGTGGACGTTGAGTTCCCCCCGGGCAAGCTTCCGGCGATTTACAACGCGCTCCGCGTGGAACGGGAGGCGGATGAGAAGCACCGGCTTCCGCAGATCCGGCTGACGCTCGAGACGGCCCAGCACCTCGGAGAGAACCGCGTGCGGGGCGTGGCCATGTCGTCGACCGACGGCCTGGTGCGCGGGATGGACGTCGTCGATACCGGCGCGCCGATCTCGGTGCCGGTCGGACCCGAAACCCTCGGGCGGATGGTCAACGTCCTCGGCGAGCCGGTGGACCATCAGGGGGCGGTCCAGGCGAAAAAACATTACCCGATTCATCGACCGGCGCCGTCCTTGGTGGACCAGGAGACCCGGACGGAGGTGTTCGAGACCGGGATCAAGGTCATTGATCTCCTGGAGCCCTACTCCCGCGGGGGAAAAGTCGGGCTGTTCGGGGGCGCCGGCGTGGGCAAGACCGTGATCATCATGGAGCTGATCAACAACATCGCGACGCAGCACGGCGGCTATTCCGTCTTCGCCGGCGTAGGCGAGCGGACGCGGGAGGGAAACGACCTGTGGCTCGAGATGAAGGAGTCCGGCGTGATCAGCAAAACGGCGCTGGTGTACGGCCAGATGAACGAGCCGCCCGGAGCGAGGCTTCGCGTGGGCCTCACCGGCCTGACGGTCGCGGAGTACTTCCGCGACGAGGAAGGGCAGGACGTGCTCCTGTTCATCGACAACATCTTCCGCTTTACCCAGGCGGGGTCCGAGGTGTCCGCCCTTCTCGGCCGGATGCCGTCGGCCGTGGGCTATCAGCCGACCCTGGCGACCGAGATGGGCGCGCTGCAGGAACGGATCACCTCGACGAAGAAGGGCTCGATCACATCGGTCCAGGCGATCTACGTTCCGGCCGACGATCTCACCGATCCCGCTCCCGCCACGGCCTTCGCCCATCTGGACGCGACGACCGTGCTTTCGAGGCAGCTGGCCGAGCTCGGGATCTACCCGGCCGTCGATCCGCTCGATTCGACTTCACGGATTCTCGACCCCAAGATCGTGGGCGAGGAACATTACGCCGTGGCCCGGCAGGTCCAGGCGACGCTCCAGCGCTATAAAGAGTTGCAGGACATCATCGCCATTCTGGGAATGGACGAGCTGTCCGATGACGACAAGCTGACCGTCGCGCGCGCGCGGAAGATCCAGCGCTTCCTGTCCCAGCCCTTCCACGTCGCCGAGGCCTTCACCGGGGCGAAGGGGAAATACGTGAAGCTCAAAGACACCGTGAAGAGCTTCAAGGAGATCGTCGAGGGAAAATACGACGATCTTCCGGAGCAGGCCTTCTACATGGTCGGGCCGATCGAGGAAGTGGTCGAGAAGGCCAAGAAGTTGACGGGGAAAGCCTAA
- the atpG gene encoding ATP synthase F1 subunit gamma, translating to MPSLQHIRRKISSVKSTQKITKAMKMVAAAKFKRAQDRILSARPYAQKMAAVLKGLSRGVNRDLHPLLRRRSARKVELLVITADRGLCGAFNANILRRAQEFIREKRAAGLEVGVSVVGRKARDFFRRRGTVPRGTWVQIFDRLGYAHGAEIGRDLSAQYAGVAFDELYLLYNEFKSVMQQRVAVEKLFPIEPPETAEAVTGDYLYEPDETAVLVRLLPKYIEVQVFRALLESAAGELGARMTAMDAASRNAGELIRKMTLVYNKTRQAVITKELMDIVGGAEAMRGG from the coding sequence ATGCCCAGTCTTCAGCATATCCGACGAAAAATTAGTTCGGTCAAGAGCACCCAAAAAATCACGAAGGCCATGAAGATGGTCGCCGCGGCCAAGTTCAAGCGGGCGCAGGACCGCATCCTCTCGGCCCGGCCCTACGCCCAGAAAATGGCCGCGGTCCTGAAGGGCCTGAGCCGGGGAGTCAACCGTGATCTGCATCCCCTCCTCCGCCGTCGATCCGCGCGCAAAGTCGAGCTGCTCGTCATCACGGCCGATCGCGGGCTTTGCGGGGCGTTCAACGCCAATATTCTCCGGCGGGCGCAGGAGTTCATTCGGGAGAAGCGCGCGGCCGGGTTGGAGGTGGGCGTCTCGGTCGTCGGCCGGAAGGCCCGGGATTTCTTCAGACGGCGGGGAACCGTCCCCCGGGGGACCTGGGTCCAGATCTTCGACCGGCTGGGCTACGCCCACGGGGCCGAGATCGGCCGGGACCTCAGCGCGCAGTACGCCGGCGTGGCCTTCGATGAGCTTTACCTTTTGTACAACGAATTTAAATCGGTGATGCAGCAGCGGGTCGCGGTCGAAAAACTGTTCCCGATCGAGCCGCCGGAGACGGCCGAGGCCGTGACGGGGGATTACTTGTACGAGCCCGATGAGACGGCCGTGCTGGTCCGCTTGCTGCCGAAATATATCGAGGTGCAGGTCTTCCGCGCCCTTCTCGAATCGGCGGCCGGGGAGCTGGGCGCCCGGATGACGGCGATGGACGCCGCCTCCCGGAATGCCGGCGAGTTGATCCGCAAAATGACGCTGGTCTATAACAAAACGCGCCAGGCCGTGATCACCAAGGAGCTGATGGATATCGTGGGCGGGGCCGAAGCAATGCGCGGAGGTTAA
- the atpA gene encoding F0F1 ATP synthase subunit alpha produces MQMRAEEISEIIKKQIKDFQKGVDIQEVGTVLQVGDNIAKIYGLEKAMAGELLEFPGAVYGIVLNLEEDNVGAVLLGSDVGIKEGDLVKRTGRIAEVPVGDALIGRVVDAIGQAIDGKGPVQAKEFRRVEVVAPGVVDRQPVREPLQTGLKAIDAMIPIGRGQRELIIGDRQTGKTAIAVDTIINQKGQNVICIYVAVGQKRSTVARVIKTLEDAGAMAYSIVVSATASEPASLQFLAPYIGCAIGEYFRDNGRHALVIYDDLSKHAAAYRQLSLLLRRPPGREAYPGDVFYLHSRLLERAAKLSDALGGGSLTALPIIETQAGDVSAYIPTNVISITDGQIYLGADLFYSGVRPAINVGLSVSRVGGSAQIKAMKQVAGTLRLDLAQYREMAAFAQFGSELDKTTQAMLARGARMVELLKQDQYQPLPVEAQILSIFAGINGYVDDLPVEQVRRFEQALVKYFDQEGADLKKEVAAKKTMDKDLTDKVKKALERLKQDFVKKISV; encoded by the coding sequence ATGCAGATGCGCGCGGAAGAGATCAGCGAGATCATCAAAAAGCAGATCAAGGATTTCCAGAAGGGCGTCGACATCCAGGAGGTCGGAACGGTTCTCCAGGTCGGCGATAACATCGCGAAGATTTACGGGCTGGAAAAGGCGATGGCCGGAGAGCTGCTGGAATTCCCCGGCGCCGTGTACGGGATCGTCCTGAACCTGGAGGAGGACAACGTCGGCGCGGTGCTTCTGGGGTCGGATGTCGGAATCAAAGAAGGGGATCTGGTCAAACGGACCGGCCGGATCGCCGAGGTGCCGGTGGGCGACGCGCTCATCGGGCGCGTGGTCGACGCGATCGGGCAGGCCATCGACGGGAAAGGGCCCGTCCAGGCCAAGGAGTTCCGGCGGGTCGAGGTGGTTGCTCCCGGCGTGGTCGATCGCCAGCCGGTGCGCGAACCGCTTCAGACCGGGCTCAAGGCCATCGATGCGATGATCCCCATCGGGCGCGGCCAGCGCGAGCTGATCATCGGAGACCGCCAGACCGGGAAGACGGCCATCGCGGTCGACACGATCATCAATCAAAAAGGCCAGAACGTGATCTGCATCTACGTCGCGGTCGGGCAGAAGCGCTCGACCGTAGCGCGGGTGATCAAGACGCTGGAAGACGCCGGCGCCATGGCGTACAGCATCGTGGTCTCGGCCACCGCGTCGGAGCCGGCGTCGCTGCAGTTTCTGGCGCCGTACATCGGCTGCGCGATCGGGGAATATTTCCGCGACAACGGGCGCCACGCCCTGGTGATCTACGACGATCTTTCCAAGCACGCGGCCGCGTACCGGCAGCTGTCGCTCCTTCTCCGGCGGCCTCCGGGCCGGGAGGCCTATCCCGGGGATGTCTTCTACCTTCATTCGCGCCTTCTGGAGCGCGCGGCCAAGCTCAGCGACGCGCTGGGCGGCGGCTCGCTCACGGCCCTGCCGATCATCGAGACCCAGGCCGGGGACGTCTCGGCCTACATCCCGACCAACGTCATCTCGATCACGGACGGGCAGATCTATCTCGGGGCGGATCTCTTTTATTCCGGCGTCCGGCCGGCGATCAACGTCGGACTCTCGGTCTCCCGCGTGGGAGGGTCGGCCCAGATCAAGGCGATGAAGCAGGTGGCCGGTACCCTGAGGCTGGATCTGGCCCAGTATCGCGAGATGGCGGCCTTCGCCCAGTTCGGTTCCGAGCTGGACAAGACCACCCAGGCGATGCTGGCCCGCGGCGCGCGGATGGTCGAGTTGTTGAAGCAGGACCAGTATCAACCGTTACCGGTGGAGGCCCAGATCCTCTCGATCTTTGCCGGGATCAACGGGTACGTCGACGATCTCCCGGTCGAGCAGGTGCGCCGCTTCGAGCAGGCATTGGTCAAATATTTTGACCAAGAGGGAGCGGACCTTAAAAAGGAAGTGGCCGCGAAGAAGACCATGGACAAGGATCTCACCGATAAAGTCAAGAAGGCGCTGGAACGCCTGAAGCAGGACTTCGTCAAGAAAATTTCGGTCTAG
- the atpH gene encoding ATP synthase F1 subunit delta, producing MSIATARRYAKALFELARQEGQPAPVREGLGRMDEMIRVQPELRDLCRSPRYHPEEKKRVLESLAGRIGSPPLLKRFMDLLIQKNRLGQLPEITKVFGLLVDEAEGVEHVRVRAARPLSKEQESGLKRELGAILKRDVDLIVESDPSLLGGMVIYAGSRVYDGSVRGQLQGLRRELAK from the coding sequence ATGAGCATCGCAACGGCACGACGGTACGCGAAAGCGCTTTTCGAATTGGCCCGGCAGGAAGGGCAGCCAGCGCCGGTCCGCGAGGGGCTTGGGCGGATGGATGAGATGATCCGCGTCCAGCCCGAACTGCGCGACCTCTGCCGGAGCCCGCGCTATCACCCGGAAGAGAAAAAGCGGGTATTGGAATCGCTGGCCGGTCGAATCGGAAGCCCGCCGCTCCTGAAACGCTTCATGGATCTCCTGATCCAGAAAAACCGGCTCGGGCAGTTGCCCGAGATCACGAAGGTCTTCGGACTTCTGGTGGACGAGGCTGAAGGCGTGGAGCATGTGCGGGTACGCGCGGCGCGGCCTTTGTCCAAAGAACAGGAGTCCGGTTTGAAACGAGAACTGGGGGCTATTCTGAAACGGGATGTGGATCTGATCGTCGAATCCGATCCGTCCCTTCTCGGAGGGATGGTCATCTATGCGGGGAGCCGTGTCTACGATGGAAGCGTGAGGGGACAGCTTCAGGGGCTTCGGCGTGAGTTGGCCAAGTAA
- the mnmA gene encoding tRNA 2-thiouridine(34) synthase MnmA, whose product MTQKRMSRTENKTVVVGMSGGVDSCAAALMLKEQGHRVIGVTLKVWKEEENPDKRWQDRSCCKVGVARYVAQRLGIEHHVVDVQPEFRRSVVDDFVDGYLGGETPNPCVRCNERIKFGRLFEIAREFGADCLATGHYVRLEKPEGTGRPVLKRAVDEQKDQSYFLYRLRPEILPHLIFPLGSLRKSEVWRRVESLDLPADEMRESQEICFVTQQDYRQFLSIEAPQAVRPGRIVTSQGEVLGEHPGVAFYTIGQRRGLGLSAPDRLYVVDIRPDENTVVVGEESELLCEELVANDLNFFVEQPLRHPMEVEVKIRYRHASVPARIDPVDGQTVRVGLQRPQRAVTPGQSVVFYRGDELLGGGIIRSLSRRGSPALPRPSEVASRPLDNTTALC is encoded by the coding sequence ATGACCCAGAAGCGGATGAGTCGGACGGAAAACAAGACGGTTGTGGTCGGCATGAGCGGAGGCGTGGACAGTTGCGCCGCGGCGCTGATGTTGAAGGAACAGGGCCACCGGGTGATCGGCGTGACGCTCAAGGTCTGGAAGGAAGAGGAGAACCCGGATAAGCGTTGGCAGGACCGGTCCTGTTGTAAAGTCGGGGTGGCGCGTTACGTGGCCCAACGGCTCGGGATTGAACACCATGTCGTCGACGTCCAGCCGGAGTTTCGACGGTCCGTGGTCGATGACTTTGTGGACGGATATCTCGGTGGAGAGACGCCGAACCCCTGTGTGCGATGCAATGAGCGGATCAAGTTCGGCCGACTCTTCGAGATCGCCCGGGAATTCGGGGCGGATTGTCTCGCGACCGGGCATTACGTCCGGCTGGAGAAGCCTGAAGGGACGGGCCGGCCTGTTCTCAAGCGCGCGGTGGATGAACAAAAAGACCAGAGTTACTTCCTCTACCGGCTCCGGCCGGAGATTCTGCCCCACTTGATCTTCCCCTTGGGCTCCCTTCGCAAATCCGAGGTGTGGCGGCGCGTCGAATCCCTGGACCTTCCGGCCGACGAGATGCGCGAGAGCCAGGAAATCTGCTTCGTCACACAGCAGGATTACCGGCAGTTTTTGTCGATCGAAGCGCCCCAAGCGGTCCGACCCGGCCGGATCGTGACCTCCCAAGGGGAGGTTTTGGGAGAACACCCGGGCGTGGCCTTCTACACCATCGGGCAGCGGCGGGGATTGGGCCTTTCGGCCCCGGATCGTTTGTACGTGGTCGATATCCGTCCGGATGAAAACACCGTAGTGGTGGGCGAGGAGTCCGAACTGCTCTGCGAGGAACTGGTTGCGAACGACCTGAATTTTTTTGTGGAGCAACCCCTGAGGCATCCGATGGAGGTGGAGGTGAAAATTCGGTACCGTCATGCATCGGTGCCGGCCCGGATCGATCCGGTGGACGGCCAAACCGTCCGCGTTGGGCTTCAAAGGCCCCAGCGGGCCGTGACCCCCGGGCAGTCCGTCGTCTTCTATCGGGGCGATGAACTGCTGGGCGGGGGCATCATCCGGAGCCTATCGCGGAGAGGATCCCCGGCGCTTCCTCGGCCCTCCGAAGTCGCAAGCCGGCCGCTTGACAACACAACGGCCCTGTGTTAG
- a CDS encoding polymer-forming cytoskeletal protein, translated as MLRKDDKDRRDGVGDEVIAFLGKGTEFKGVITYHGTIRIDGHVEGEIITEGTLVVGEGAVIHAEISAGTVVNGGKITGNVTALEKIQLLPTAILDGSIKTPVLIIEEGVRFNGHCQMSGAETTSRKGLEGSGQVQGQVAEAMQEAR; from the coding sequence ATGCTGCGCAAGGATGACAAAGACCGAAGAGACGGAGTCGGCGACGAGGTCATCGCTTTTTTGGGAAAGGGCACCGAATTCAAGGGGGTGATCACGTACCATGGCACGATACGGATCGATGGACATGTCGAAGGAGAGATCATCACCGAGGGAACGCTGGTCGTGGGCGAAGGCGCCGTCATTCATGCCGAGATCAGCGCCGGCACGGTTGTGAACGGCGGCAAGATTACGGGCAACGTCACCGCCTTGGAAAAAATCCAGCTCCTGCCGACGGCGATTTTGGACGGATCGATCAAGACGCCGGTGCTCATCATTGAAGAAGGCGTACGGTTTAACGGTCATTGTCAAATGAGCGGAGCGGAAACGACGTCGCGGAAGGGACTGGAAGGATCGGGACAGGTTCAAGGACAGGTGGCGGAGGCCATGCAGGAGGCGCGCTGA
- a CDS encoding ParB/RepB/Spo0J family partition protein codes for MQKKALGRGLDALFDRALPEGASAAGSTGRYLDLDVQKIIPNRYQPRKVFREADLQELAASVKERGVLQPVLVRPAEDGRYELIAGERRWRAAKLAGLDKIPAVLQEASDPDAVELALIENLQRQDLNPIETAKAYRRLTDEFRLTQEEVARRVGKERSSVTNALRLLNLPSEIQEAIASDRLSMGHAKVLLSLTGLQAQLRLAQRIMRKGLSVRAAEAAANRAPARTRSGPSGIQAALTEAEERLIRYLGTRVRITMMNGGGQVAIHYQNPSDLDRLLELILK; via the coding sequence ATGCAGAAGAAAGCACTCGGTAGAGGACTGGACGCCCTGTTTGATCGGGCCCTTCCGGAGGGGGCGTCCGCCGCGGGTTCCACCGGACGATACCTCGATCTGGACGTCCAAAAAATAATACCTAATAGGTATCAGCCCCGAAAGGTCTTCCGGGAGGCGGACCTGCAGGAGCTCGCCGCCTCCGTCAAAGAACGGGGGGTTCTCCAGCCCGTCCTCGTCCGGCCCGCCGAAGACGGCCGCTACGAGTTAATCGCCGGCGAACGTCGCTGGCGGGCGGCCAAGCTGGCCGGTCTGGACAAGATCCCTGCCGTGCTTCAGGAGGCCTCGGACCCCGATGCCGTGGAGTTGGCCCTGATTGAGAACCTTCAACGCCAAGACCTCAACCCGATCGAAACCGCCAAGGCCTATCGCCGCTTGACGGACGAGTTTCGTTTGACGCAGGAGGAAGTCGCCCGTCGGGTGGGGAAAGAGCGGTCTTCGGTCACCAATGCACTGCGCCTGTTAAACCTCCCGTCCGAAATACAGGAGGCGATCGCGTCGGACCGGCTATCCATGGGCCATGCGAAGGTCCTCTTGTCCCTGACCGGACTGCAGGCCCAACTCCGGTTGGCCCAACGGATTATGCGGAAGGGGCTCTCGGTGCGCGCCGCCGAAGCCGCCGCCAATCGAGCGCCCGCGCGGACTCGGAGCGGACCGTCCGGGATTCAAGCGGCCCTGACCGAAGCCGAAGAACGGCTGATTCGATATCTGGGAACGCGGGTTCGAATCACCATGATGAACGGCGGAGGACAGGTCGCGATCCACTATCAAAACCCGTCGGATCTGGACCGGCTGCTGGAGCTCATTCTAAAATAG
- a CDS encoding AAA family ATPase, which produces MGSVIAIANQKGGVGKTTTAINLAASLAVAEKKVLLVDVDPQGNTTSGLQVNRESLSASLYDVLMGHKTFEDVIRKTELAGLELVPARVDLVGAELELVSIPHRESILKNVMRNVAERYDYLILDCPPSLGLLTLNALTAAHSVLIPVQCEYYAMEGLQQLLRTIRRVRESYNPDLKIEGILFTMFDGRTNLAHQVVREVRSYFKQQVFEVMVPRNVVLAEAPSHGRPVLLYGIGSTGAQAYLNLAKEVMAHAEESTR; this is translated from the coding sequence ATGGGAAGCGTTATCGCAATTGCCAATCAAAAAGGAGGGGTCGGGAAGACGACCACCGCCATCAATTTGGCGGCGTCCCTCGCCGTGGCCGAAAAAAAGGTGTTGCTGGTCGATGTCGATCCGCAGGGAAACACCACAAGCGGCCTGCAAGTCAATCGGGAAAGCCTCTCGGCCAGCCTCTACGACGTCCTCATGGGACACAAAACATTTGAGGATGTCATACGGAAAACGGAACTGGCGGGCTTGGAATTGGTCCCGGCGCGGGTCGACTTGGTGGGCGCGGAACTGGAATTGGTCTCGATTCCGCATCGCGAGTCCATTTTGAAGAACGTGATGCGGAATGTGGCGGAACGGTATGATTATCTGATCTTGGACTGCCCGCCTTCGCTGGGGCTGCTGACGCTCAACGCGCTGACGGCCGCCCATTCCGTCTTGATCCCGGTCCAGTGCGAATATTATGCCATGGAGGGATTACAGCAGCTGTTGCGGACGATCCGGCGGGTTCGGGAGAGTTATAATCCCGACTTGAAAATTGAAGGAATTTTATTCACGATGTTCGACGGCCGCACCAATCTGGCCCATCAGGTGGTTCGGGAAGTCCGAAGTTATTTCAAACAGCAGGTTTTTGAGGTTATGGTGCCGCGGAACGTGGTCTTGGCGGAAGCGCCCAGCCATGGCCGGCCCGTGCTCCTGTACGGCATCGGTTCGACGGGGGCTCAGGCCTATCTGAATCTTGCGAAGGAAGTGATGGCCCATGCAGAAGAAAGCACTCGGTAG
- the rsmG gene encoding 16S rRNA (guanine(527)-N(7))-methyltransferase RsmG gives MPRPGRSELATFFATGSKSLSSPLSDFQISQFLIYLEDLKEWSRGVNLTSILDDKEIIEKHFLDSLAGLKAIEKRPGQTLLDIGTGAGFPGVPLKIGLPGLQLTLLESSEKKTAFLHHLIGKLKLSEIRILNQRIEKLATGDNRYDLIVARAFAKIETVLSKALPLLGPNGKLILYQGRIQSAMPVDRIKEWEATVQYELPFSKILRRLEIFKRPS, from the coding sequence ATGCCCCGCCCGGGCCGATCTGAGCTTGCGACCTTTTTTGCGACCGGCTCGAAGTCGCTGAGCAGTCCATTATCCGATTTTCAGATCAGTCAATTTTTGATCTATCTTGAAGACCTAAAGGAATGGAGTCGTGGGGTCAATTTGACCTCGATCCTAGACGATAAAGAGATCATTGAAAAGCATTTCCTGGACTCCCTTGCCGGATTAAAAGCGATCGAAAAACGTCCGGGACAAACATTATTGGACATCGGAACCGGGGCGGGGTTCCCTGGCGTTCCATTAAAGATCGGTCTTCCCGGATTGCAACTAACCCTCCTTGAATCTTCAGAGAAAAAGACGGCATTTCTTCATCATCTTATCGGCAAACTTAAGTTGTCCGAGATCAGAATTTTAAATCAACGTATCGAGAAACTGGCGACCGGTGACAATCGCTACGATTTGATTGTTGCAAGGGCTTTCGCGAAAATAGAGACGGTATTGAGTAAAGCCCTCCCGTTATTAGGACCTAATGGGAAATTGATTCTGTATCAGGGACGTATTCAATCCGCCATGCCGGTTGATCGGATAAAGGAATGGGAAGCCACAGTGCAATACGAGCTTCCGTTTTCAAAAATCCTTAGGAGGTTGGAGATCTTTAAGCGACCGTCATAG